The following are encoded together in the Bombus pyrosoma isolate SC7728 linkage group LG17, ASM1482585v1, whole genome shotgun sequence genome:
- the LOC122576904 gene encoding protein patched isoform X7 yields the protein MHKPVHWTNLNPLWMLDEMKKLQFMFPFKTLEDYMKRAGITNGYQSKPCLDPADPECPETAPNKKSQQVPDIGAELTGGCYGFAAKFMHWPEELLVGGAKHNKTGHLTRAAALQTVVQLMGERELYDFFDNTYKVHNIDWSQEKASQVLKTWQRAFSNQVKKHLDANGSAPYNLYAFSTTTMNDILGKYSEVSVMKIAIGCALMVLYAGIALLRWKDPVRSQAGVGIAGVMLICATVAAGLGFCALLGIPFNAATTQIVPFLALGLGVHDMFLLTHTYAELSVNEVPSGEQTGVVLKRTGLSVLLAGISNVSAFFAAAIIPIPALRVFCFQAGILLLFNLAAMLLVFPAMVSLDLRRRRSGRSDILCCCLPSNAGRNKYANRMSNGTAKQTVTRAIPPERRETCTQILTSQNVQNESWVGGNIEVDSDKQCSEEDTLTGCSQDDCLTFSLTQLAAKHYAPFVTRPATKVFGMMILIAVLVGCVWQAVRVNDGLELTDLVPQNSNEHAFLAAQAKHFGFYNMYAVTQREFEYPNNQRLLYEYHDAFMRIKNVIKNDNGGLPEFWLSLFRDWLKGLQNAFDRDYNNGCITQERWYKNASDEAILAYKLLVQTGHVDNPIDKSLVTQVRLIDSEGIINPRAFYNYLSAWVSNDVLAYGASQANLRPEPRQWIYTNDHELKIPKSMPLTYAQMPFYLHKLTDTQEITELIGNVRKLCKKFEERGLPNFPSGIPFLFWEQYMDLRNCLGIALLAALTASVAVVGILLLNFWAALLVGTSLAAVVLQLFGIMGLCNIKLSAVPAVLLVVSIGIAVHFTVHICLSFVTSIGSRDRRIRLALEHMCAPVIHGAITTLLAVVMLAFSEFDFIVRYFFLVLLCLIGIGLVNGLFFFPILLSLIGPSPEVIPNDHPDRISTPTPPASPIVRRSKPPAPPRRSYKIDNARLHAEPSLTTITEEPNSWHSTQESCIIVQPELKVETTSTCGNQNCSGSDTSGSSRMSPVTSTSHITTKVTATANIKVEVHTPLTIGTVDRSEKCRHTTSSSRRSSRCSANVNAGESSGSGSEPDSDSNPNKH from the exons GGACTACATGAAGAGGGCCGGGATAACTAACGGCTACCAAAGCAAGCCCTGCCTCGACCCAGCGGATCCTGAGTGTCCGGAAACCGCGCCCAACAAAAAATCCCAGCAG GTACCAGACATAGGAGCGGAATTAACGGGAGGCTGTTACGGTTTCGCGGCCAAATTTATGCACTGGCCCGAGGAATTACTCGTCGGTGGTGCTAAGCACAATAAGACTGGTCACTTGACCCGTGCAGCTGCGCTTCAGACCGTTGTGCAGCTGATGGGAGAACGAGAGCTTTACGATTTCTTTGACAACACCTACAAGGTACATAATATCGACTGGTCCCAGGAGAAGGCATCGCAAGTACTTAAAACCTGGCAACGAGCGTTCAGCAATCAAGTGAAGAAGCACCTGGACGCGAATGGCTCAGCGCCGTACAATTTGTACGCGTTCAGCACAACCACCATGAACGACATACTTGGGAAGTACAGCGAGGTGTCCGTTATGAAAATCGCCATAGGCTGCGCACTGATG GTACTGTACGCGGGTATAGCCCTTCTTCGATGGAAGGATCCAGTGCGTTCGCAAGCTGGCGTGGGCATAGCCGGTGTAATGCTCATCTGCGCAACTGTGGCCGCTGGTTTGGGGTTCTGCGCCCTCCTGGGAATCCCCTTCAACGCAGCCACCACTCAGATCGTCCCTTTCTTAGCTCTAGGACTCGGTGTTCACGATATGTTCCTATTAACTCATACTTACGCTGAGCTCTCGGTGAACGAAGTGCCCAGTGGAGAACAGACAGGAGTGGTTTTAAAAAGGACCGGCCTATCTGTCCTTCTAGCAGGAATCAGCAACGTGTCAGCTTTCTTCGCTGCAGCGATAATCCCAATTCCTGCACTCCGAGTGTTCTGCTTTCAAGCTGGTATCTTGTTGCTTTTCAATCTGGCCGCTATGCTGCTTGTTTTCCCAGCTATGGTGAGTTTGGACCTGAGAAGACGACGTTCAGGCCGTTCAGATATACTCTGTTGCTGCCTACCATCGAACGCTGGCAGAAATAAGTACGCCAATAGAATGAGCAATGGTACCGCGAAACAAACTGTAACGAGGGCGATACCACCAGAACGCCGTGAAACCTGCACGCAAATCCTGACAtcgcaaaacgtgcagaatgaGTCCTGGGTCGGTGGAAATATCGAAGTGGACTCGGATAAGCAGTGTAGCGAAGAAGACACCCTAACAGGATGCAGCCAAGACGACTGTCTCACTTTCTCCTTGACCCAGTTAGCTGCAAAGCATTATGCTCCTTTTGTCACCAGACCAGCGACTAAGGTCTTCGGCATGATGATTTTAATCGCAGTTCTTGTTGGTTGTGTTTGGCAAGCTGTAAGGGTAAACGATGGTCTAGAGCTGACCGATCTGGTCCCACAGAATTCCAATGAACATGCTTTCTTAGCTGCCCAGGCAAAGCACTTTGGATTCTACAATATGTATGCTGTTACCCAGAGGGAATTCGAGTACCCTAACAATCAAAGATTGTTGTATGAGTATCATGATGCCTTCATGAGGATAAAGAATGTAATCAAGAACGATAACGGAGGATTGCCTGAGTTTTGGTTAAGTTTGTTCAGGGACTGGTTGAAAGGACTGCAAAACGCGTTTGATAGGGATTATAACAATGGATGTATTACACAGGAAAGGTGGTACAAGAATGCTAGTGACGAGGCAATTCTCGCTTACAAATTGTTGGTACAAACTGGTCACGTAGACAATCCTATTGACAAATCGTTAGTCACTCAAGTCAGGCTAATCGATTCTGAAGGGATCATCAATCCAAGAgcgttttataattatttgagtGCATGGGTGTCAAACGATGTTTTGGCTTATGGTGCTTCTCAGGCCAATTTAAGGCCAGAACCAAGACAATGGATTTATACTAATGATCATGAATTAAAGATTCCAAAGAGCATGCCTCTGACGTACGCCCAGATGCCATTTTATCTGCATAAACTTACTGACACGCAAGAAATTACAGAGCTAATTGGCAATGTTAGAAAACTGTGTAAAAAATTTGAGGAACGAGGACTGCCAAATTTCCCTTCTGGTATACCATTCCTCTTTTGGGAACAGTATATggatttaagaaattgtttgGGTATTGCTCTGTTAGCTGCTTTAACAGCCAGTGTTGCTGTCgttggaatattattattgaatttctgGGCAGCTTTGTTAGTCGGCACTTCTCTTGCTGCTGTGGTACTACAACTCTTTGGAATCATGGGTCTCTGCAATATAAAACTGAGCGCTGTTCCTGCTGTTCTGTTGGTCGTCAGCATTGGAATTGCTGTGCACTTTACAGTACATATTTGTCTG AGTTTTGTTACGAGCATTGGAAGCAGGGATCGAAGGATTCGGTTAGCTCTGGAACACATGTGCGCACCTGTAATTCACGGAGCAATAACAACTTTATTAGCAGTCGTGATGTTGGCCTTCTCCGAGTTCGACTTCatcgttcgatatttcttcttaGTGTTGCTGTGTCTTATTGGGATCGGTTTGGTGAATGGATTATTCTTTTTCCCCATCCTGTTGTCTTTGATCGGCCCATCTCCAGAAGTAATACCCAATGACCATCCGGATCGTATTTCTACGCCAACTCCACCTGCCTCGCCAATCGTCAGAAGATCGAAACCTCCTGCACCCCCCAGGAGATCGTACAAAATTGATAACGCCAGGTTACACGCTGAACCATCTCTCACTACCATCACAGAGGAACCCAATTCGTGGCACAGTACACAGGAGTCTTGTATTATTGTTCAGCCAGAGTTGAAGGTTGAAACGACATCAACTTGTGGCAACCAG AACTGTAGCGGATCAGATACAAGTGGGTCTAGTCGAATGTCACCAGTGACATCTACGTCTCATATCACAACCAAGGTCACTGCGACGGCTAATATAAAGGTTGAAGTTCATACACCGTTAACTA taGGTACAGTGGATCGTAGCGAAAAATGCAGACACACGACTTCCAGTAGCCGAAGGAGCTCGCGCTGCAGTGCGAACGTTAATGCTGGGGAGTCTTCCGGTTCCGGTTCTGAACCGGATTCAGACTCTAACCCAAATAAACACTAA
- the LOC122576904 gene encoding protein patched isoform X6 encodes MRIDKGNDVAGGIPAETFRLLNDVPEIPRTINCRVVVAHIYEYERVGEHMRAQRPKKRKNATVPLERMMEKKMVPDIGAELTGGCYGFAAKFMHWPEELLVGGAKHNKTGHLTRAAALQTVVQLMGERELYDFFDNTYKVHNIDWSQEKASQVLKTWQRAFSNQVKKHLDANGSAPYNLYAFSTTTMNDILGKYSEVSVMKIAIGCALMVLYAGIALLRWKDPVRSQAGVGIAGVMLICATVAAGLGFCALLGIPFNAATTQIVPFLALGLGVHDMFLLTHTYAELSVNEVPSGEQTGVVLKRTGLSVLLAGISNVSAFFAAAIIPIPALRVFCFQAGILLLFNLAAMLLVFPAMVSLDLRRRRSGRSDILCCCLPSNAGRNKYANRMSNGTAKQTVTRAIPPERRETCTQILTSQNVQNESWVGGNIEVDSDKQCSEEDTLTGCSQDDCLTFSLTQLAAKHYAPFVTRPATKVFGMMILIAVLVGCVWQAVRVNDGLELTDLVPQNSNEHAFLAAQAKHFGFYNMYAVTQREFEYPNNQRLLYEYHDAFMRIKNVIKNDNGGLPEFWLSLFRDWLKGLQNAFDRDYNNGCITQERWYKNASDEAILAYKLLVQTGHVDNPIDKSLVTQVRLIDSEGIINPRAFYNYLSAWVSNDVLAYGASQANLRPEPRQWIYTNDHELKIPKSMPLTYAQMPFYLHKLTDTQEITELIGNVRKLCKKFEERGLPNFPSGIPFLFWEQYMDLRNCLGIALLAALTASVAVVGILLLNFWAALLVGTSLAAVVLQLFGIMGLCNIKLSAVPAVLLVVSIGIAVHFTVHICLSFVTSIGSRDRRIRLALEHMCAPVIHGAITTLLAVVMLAFSEFDFIVRYFFLVLLCLIGIGLVNGLFFFPILLSLIGPSPEVIPNDHPDRISTPTPPASPIVRRSKPPAPPRRSYKIDNARLHAEPSLTTITEEPNSWHSTQESCIIVQPELKVETTSTCGNQNCSGSDTSGSSRMSPVTSTSHITTKVTATANIKVEVHTPLTIGTVDRSEKCRHTTSSSRRSSRCSANVNAGESSGSGSEPDSDSNPNKH; translated from the exons ATGAGAATCGATAAAGGGAATGATGTCGCAGGTGGCATTCCGGCTGAAACATTTCGTTTGCTGAATGACGTGCCCGAAATACCCCGTACAATCAATTG CCGCGTAGTTGTGGCACACATATATGAGTATGAGCGTGTGGGGGAGCATATGCGTGCGCAGCGACCCAAGAAACGGaagaatgcaactgttccgttggaACGCATGATGGAAaagaagatg GTACCAGACATAGGAGCGGAATTAACGGGAGGCTGTTACGGTTTCGCGGCCAAATTTATGCACTGGCCCGAGGAATTACTCGTCGGTGGTGCTAAGCACAATAAGACTGGTCACTTGACCCGTGCAGCTGCGCTTCAGACCGTTGTGCAGCTGATGGGAGAACGAGAGCTTTACGATTTCTTTGACAACACCTACAAGGTACATAATATCGACTGGTCCCAGGAGAAGGCATCGCAAGTACTTAAAACCTGGCAACGAGCGTTCAGCAATCAAGTGAAGAAGCACCTGGACGCGAATGGCTCAGCGCCGTACAATTTGTACGCGTTCAGCACAACCACCATGAACGACATACTTGGGAAGTACAGCGAGGTGTCCGTTATGAAAATCGCCATAGGCTGCGCACTGATG GTACTGTACGCGGGTATAGCCCTTCTTCGATGGAAGGATCCAGTGCGTTCGCAAGCTGGCGTGGGCATAGCCGGTGTAATGCTCATCTGCGCAACTGTGGCCGCTGGTTTGGGGTTCTGCGCCCTCCTGGGAATCCCCTTCAACGCAGCCACCACTCAGATCGTCCCTTTCTTAGCTCTAGGACTCGGTGTTCACGATATGTTCCTATTAACTCATACTTACGCTGAGCTCTCGGTGAACGAAGTGCCCAGTGGAGAACAGACAGGAGTGGTTTTAAAAAGGACCGGCCTATCTGTCCTTCTAGCAGGAATCAGCAACGTGTCAGCTTTCTTCGCTGCAGCGATAATCCCAATTCCTGCACTCCGAGTGTTCTGCTTTCAAGCTGGTATCTTGTTGCTTTTCAATCTGGCCGCTATGCTGCTTGTTTTCCCAGCTATGGTGAGTTTGGACCTGAGAAGACGACGTTCAGGCCGTTCAGATATACTCTGTTGCTGCCTACCATCGAACGCTGGCAGAAATAAGTACGCCAATAGAATGAGCAATGGTACCGCGAAACAAACTGTAACGAGGGCGATACCACCAGAACGCCGTGAAACCTGCACGCAAATCCTGACAtcgcaaaacgtgcagaatgaGTCCTGGGTCGGTGGAAATATCGAAGTGGACTCGGATAAGCAGTGTAGCGAAGAAGACACCCTAACAGGATGCAGCCAAGACGACTGTCTCACTTTCTCCTTGACCCAGTTAGCTGCAAAGCATTATGCTCCTTTTGTCACCAGACCAGCGACTAAGGTCTTCGGCATGATGATTTTAATCGCAGTTCTTGTTGGTTGTGTTTGGCAAGCTGTAAGGGTAAACGATGGTCTAGAGCTGACCGATCTGGTCCCACAGAATTCCAATGAACATGCTTTCTTAGCTGCCCAGGCAAAGCACTTTGGATTCTACAATATGTATGCTGTTACCCAGAGGGAATTCGAGTACCCTAACAATCAAAGATTGTTGTATGAGTATCATGATGCCTTCATGAGGATAAAGAATGTAATCAAGAACGATAACGGAGGATTGCCTGAGTTTTGGTTAAGTTTGTTCAGGGACTGGTTGAAAGGACTGCAAAACGCGTTTGATAGGGATTATAACAATGGATGTATTACACAGGAAAGGTGGTACAAGAATGCTAGTGACGAGGCAATTCTCGCTTACAAATTGTTGGTACAAACTGGTCACGTAGACAATCCTATTGACAAATCGTTAGTCACTCAAGTCAGGCTAATCGATTCTGAAGGGATCATCAATCCAAGAgcgttttataattatttgagtGCATGGGTGTCAAACGATGTTTTGGCTTATGGTGCTTCTCAGGCCAATTTAAGGCCAGAACCAAGACAATGGATTTATACTAATGATCATGAATTAAAGATTCCAAAGAGCATGCCTCTGACGTACGCCCAGATGCCATTTTATCTGCATAAACTTACTGACACGCAAGAAATTACAGAGCTAATTGGCAATGTTAGAAAACTGTGTAAAAAATTTGAGGAACGAGGACTGCCAAATTTCCCTTCTGGTATACCATTCCTCTTTTGGGAACAGTATATggatttaagaaattgtttgGGTATTGCTCTGTTAGCTGCTTTAACAGCCAGTGTTGCTGTCgttggaatattattattgaatttctgGGCAGCTTTGTTAGTCGGCACTTCTCTTGCTGCTGTGGTACTACAACTCTTTGGAATCATGGGTCTCTGCAATATAAAACTGAGCGCTGTTCCTGCTGTTCTGTTGGTCGTCAGCATTGGAATTGCTGTGCACTTTACAGTACATATTTGTCTG AGTTTTGTTACGAGCATTGGAAGCAGGGATCGAAGGATTCGGTTAGCTCTGGAACACATGTGCGCACCTGTAATTCACGGAGCAATAACAACTTTATTAGCAGTCGTGATGTTGGCCTTCTCCGAGTTCGACTTCatcgttcgatatttcttcttaGTGTTGCTGTGTCTTATTGGGATCGGTTTGGTGAATGGATTATTCTTTTTCCCCATCCTGTTGTCTTTGATCGGCCCATCTCCAGAAGTAATACCCAATGACCATCCGGATCGTATTTCTACGCCAACTCCACCTGCCTCGCCAATCGTCAGAAGATCGAAACCTCCTGCACCCCCCAGGAGATCGTACAAAATTGATAACGCCAGGTTACACGCTGAACCATCTCTCACTACCATCACAGAGGAACCCAATTCGTGGCACAGTACACAGGAGTCTTGTATTATTGTTCAGCCAGAGTTGAAGGTTGAAACGACATCAACTTGTGGCAACCAG AACTGTAGCGGATCAGATACAAGTGGGTCTAGTCGAATGTCACCAGTGACATCTACGTCTCATATCACAACCAAGGTCACTGCGACGGCTAATATAAAGGTTGAAGTTCATACACCGTTAACTA taGGTACAGTGGATCGTAGCGAAAAATGCAGACACACGACTTCCAGTAGCCGAAGGAGCTCGCGCTGCAGTGCGAACGTTAATGCTGGGGAGTCTTCCGGTTCCGGTTCTGAACCGGATTCAGACTCTAACCCAAATAAACACTAA